One window of the Babesia microti strain RI chromosome IV, complete genome genome contains the following:
- a CDS encoding Thioredoxin domain-containing protein (overlaps_old_locusTagID:BBM_III09385) — protein MKLGFSNILCGLCVLVEITKNAPLCDASSTNGKGGVDSVSKKSFVIELEDSTFERKTQASSGGTSGVWFVKFYAPWCGHCRSMENDWNELANILGKQINVAKIDATKHSVTAKRFGITSFPTLLLLKDGNFYQYENNNRTADALKQFALHGYKQVKSKPVPKEWSYFVRFKFFIKSGFYEVKRIYQLAYPGFITISFISFVLGIVIGAVCMFFSLVLFEKNTKGNKKPSIKHD, from the exons ATGAAATTGGGTTTTAGCAATATATTATGCGGATTATGTGTATTAGTTGaaataacaaaaaatgCACCTTTATGTGATGCATCTAGTACGAATGGTAAGGGGGGTGTAGACTCTGTGTCGAAGAAATCTTTCGTCATTGAACTTGAAGACTCCACTTTTGAAAGAAAGACCCAAGCTTCTTCTGGTGGCACTTCTg GTGTATGGTTTGTCAAGTTTTATGCACCATGGTGTGGACATTGTAGATCAATGGAGAATGATTGGAATGAGTTGGCCAATATTTTGggcaaacaaattaatgtagCAAAAATTGATGCTACAAAACACAGTGTTACTGCGAAAAGATTTGGAATTACAAGTTTCCCAACACTTTTGTTGCTGAAAGATGGAAATTTCTATcaatatgaaaataataatagaACTGCTGATGCTCTTAAACAATTCGCTTTGCATGGCTATAAACAGGTTAAATCAAAG CCTGTTCCTAAAGAATGGAGTTATTTTGTTCGGTTCAAATTCTTTATCAAATCTGGATTTTATGAAGTTAAGCGCATATACCAGTTAGCATATCCTGGGTtcataacaatttcattcaTATCATTTGTATTAGGCATTGTAATTGGTGCTGTTTGTATGTTTTTTTCTCTAGTTCTGTTCGAAAAGAACACCAAAGGTAATAAAAAACCAAGTATAAAACATGACTAA